One Desulfuromonas acetoxidans DSM 684 genomic region harbors:
- the ercA gene encoding alcohol dehydrogenase-like regulatory protein ErcA → MGTGIVTELRKFVAPEFIFGVGARLQAGLYAKNLGATNVLVVSDPGVIAAGWTAEVIQCLHAEGLQAVLFSDVTPNPKDFEVMQGVERYLEADCDAIIAIGGGSPIDCAKGIAVVVANGGHILDYVGVDTVGEPGPPLICIPTTAGTAADVSQFAIIVDTQNRNKIAIITKAIVPDLSLIDPATTTTMDPFLTACTGVDALTHAIEAAVSNAHSPITDLHALKAIELIKENLENVILHPQDILPREGMTLGCLEAGLAFSNASLGAVHAMAHSLGGFFDLPHGECNAILLPHVMEFNFPASDDQFRKIMKALSLDGPKQMTSREAQKLILNEVNRLRQAIGIQEKLSDRGVHRTDIQELVGKALRDPCLVTNPRSAKKRDLEVIYEEAL, encoded by the coding sequence ATGGGAACAGGAATCGTTACAGAACTGCGCAAGTTTGTGGCTCCGGAATTCATCTTTGGGGTGGGCGCGCGTCTACAGGCCGGCCTTTACGCCAAAAATCTCGGTGCAACAAACGTCCTGGTTGTTTCTGATCCGGGAGTCATAGCCGCCGGATGGACGGCGGAAGTGATTCAATGCCTTCACGCTGAAGGTCTGCAGGCGGTTCTTTTTTCCGATGTGACACCAAATCCCAAAGACTTTGAGGTAATGCAGGGTGTTGAGCGTTACCTTGAGGCCGATTGTGACGCCATTATTGCTATCGGTGGAGGCAGCCCGATCGATTGTGCCAAAGGGATTGCCGTGGTGGTCGCCAATGGCGGCCATATCCTCGATTATGTCGGTGTCGATACCGTTGGTGAACCCGGCCCGCCATTGATCTGTATCCCCACGACGGCTGGCACTGCTGCCGATGTGTCGCAGTTTGCCATTATTGTCGATACCCAGAACCGCAATAAAATTGCCATTATCACCAAAGCCATCGTGCCGGATCTGTCTTTGATCGATCCAGCCACAACCACCACCATGGACCCGTTTCTCACCGCTTGCACCGGTGTTGATGCGCTCACTCATGCCATTGAGGCGGCAGTTTCCAACGCCCATTCACCCATCACTGATTTGCATGCGCTCAAAGCCATTGAGCTGATCAAAGAGAACCTGGAAAATGTGATCTTGCACCCTCAAGACATTCTGCCCCGCGAAGGCATGACCTTGGGCTGCCTTGAGGCCGGTCTGGCTTTTTCCAATGCCAGCTTGGGCGCGGTTCACGCCATGGCCCATAGCCTGGGTGGTTTTTTCGATCTTCCCCATGGCGAATGCAACGCCATCCTGCTGCCGCATGTGATGGAGTTTAACTTTCCCGCGTCAGACGATCAGTTTCGTAAAATTATGAAGGCGTTGTCCCTGGATGGCCCCAAACAGATGACCTCGCGAGAAGCCCAAAAGCTGATTTTGAATGAGGTTAATCGTTTGCGTCAGGCCATCGGTATTCAGGAAAAACTCTCGGATCGCGGTGTTCATCGTACTGATATCCAGGAATTGGTCGGCAAAGCCTTACGTGACCCCTGCCTGGTCACCAATCCTCGGTCTGCAAAAAAACGCGACCTCGAGGTGATCTATGAAGAAGCCCTCTGA
- a CDS encoding sensor histidine kinase, which produces MKKPSDSTRHEEELRKKVLGMGTKSVRKSYYPTLRKKMSELERYMALLDQAKNAICLLEVPSLKVVNANKSARKLLVLDQYPDSSLLDMIEVPAATAIVDWLELAGEGNHYFQLESTLYSYAQESYSSAIYELTLTTVEFKKTRYLVCVAQDISERKKLDQMKDEMISAVSHEMSTPLTAMLGFCEFMLENEVPAEQQQEFLQIIFKESQRLKGLIDNLLSLQRMRAGMGCVNFTWLNLSMLFAELCQLFGKYSATHTIKVDCPTDFPLVSADQLCLQQAMENLISNAIKYSPNGGTVTVTARQDDGQVIVSVKDEGMGISPVVQEQIFDRFFRIDTKNGQKVGGTGLGLPLVKEIISLHHGEVWVESEEGQGSTFCFSLPLERE; this is translated from the coding sequence ATGAAGAAGCCCTCTGACTCAACCCGCCATGAGGAGGAGCTGCGCAAAAAGGTTCTCGGTATGGGAACCAAATCAGTGCGCAAATCCTACTATCCGACCCTGCGCAAAAAGATGTCGGAGCTTGAGCGCTACATGGCTTTGCTCGATCAGGCCAAAAACGCCATTTGTCTGCTCGAAGTGCCTTCCCTGAAAGTGGTCAACGCCAACAAAAGTGCTCGCAAATTGCTGGTTCTCGATCAATATCCCGACAGCTCTCTGCTCGATATGATCGAAGTGCCTGCGGCTACGGCCATTGTTGATTGGTTGGAGCTGGCTGGCGAGGGCAATCATTATTTTCAGCTTGAGAGCACGCTTTACTCCTATGCGCAGGAGAGCTATTCCTCTGCCATCTACGAACTTACCTTAACCACCGTTGAGTTCAAAAAAACTCGTTATCTGGTGTGTGTGGCACAGGATATCAGCGAACGCAAAAAACTCGACCAGATGAAAGATGAGATGATCTCCGCCGTCAGTCATGAGATGAGCACACCATTGACAGCCATGCTCGGCTTTTGTGAATTCATGCTGGAAAACGAGGTGCCAGCGGAGCAGCAGCAAGAGTTTTTGCAGATCATCTTCAAAGAGAGTCAACGCCTCAAAGGGCTGATTGATAATCTGCTCAGCCTGCAACGCATGCGCGCTGGAATGGGCTGTGTCAATTTCACCTGGCTCAACCTGTCCATGCTGTTTGCTGAACTCTGTCAGCTCTTCGGCAAATACTCAGCAACGCACACCATTAAAGTCGACTGTCCCACCGACTTTCCACTGGTGTCGGCTGATCAGCTTTGCCTACAGCAGGCGATGGAAAATCTCATCTCCAATGCCATTAAATATTCCCCCAACGGCGGCACCGTGACAGTGACGGCCCGACAAGATGATGGTCAGGTTATTGTCTCGGTTAAAGATGAAGGCATGGGCATTTCCCCTGTTGTCCAAGAGCAGATCTTTGATCGTTTCTTCCGTATCGACACCAAAAACGGCCAGAAAGTCGGTGGCACCGGCCTTGGTTTGCCGCTGGTTAAGGAAATTATTTCTCTGCATCATGGTGAGGTGTGGGTGGAAAGTGAGGAAGGGCAGGGAAGTACGTTTTGTTTCAGCTTGCCGCTTGAGCGGGAATGA
- a CDS encoding DUF4388 domain-containing protein: MSFNTVNRILLSSQNSKFNNELQHAFDRLSDIEVTLSIFMDSISAAELQEDYNAALVVAESEEEVVDRIQLLNQKQASLPVYLVCAPQLETAVLNELKIAQIMFDPLPATEVVETISKQLQDRTKGQLRGLNLTSVLQLINMEQKSCTVVVKKTTERGELHMYAGEIIAATLGSMGGLEAAYSILGWDNVDIELLDCRHSVTHEIDQPFTSLMMEAMCRKDENSVADESLPVDFSSKKTVDHREEQSEKLADILRSFPEVVEFSLFNSAGKMTYAHGHRVRPPVAGYPEQLEQTAGLVSEELRLGQLTLMTINEADSLSYLFFSYENSRIAVGLRKNQAAGHFLMKFTAKAKSIS; encoded by the coding sequence TTGTCATTTAATACCGTTAACAGAATTTTGCTTTCCAGCCAAAATAGCAAATTCAATAATGAGCTTCAGCATGCTTTTGATCGCCTGAGCGACATAGAAGTCACGCTATCTATATTTATGGACTCCATTTCAGCGGCTGAACTGCAAGAAGACTATAATGCCGCCCTTGTTGTTGCCGAAAGTGAAGAGGAGGTTGTTGACCGTATTCAGCTTCTCAACCAAAAGCAAGCCTCTTTGCCTGTTTATCTTGTCTGTGCTCCTCAATTGGAAACCGCGGTACTCAATGAGCTGAAAATTGCACAGATTATGTTTGATCCGCTACCGGCAACCGAAGTTGTTGAAACTATCAGTAAACAGTTACAGGACAGGACAAAAGGCCAACTTCGCGGACTGAATCTGACTTCCGTATTGCAGTTGATCAACATGGAGCAGAAAAGTTGCACCGTTGTTGTCAAAAAAACAACGGAACGCGGTGAACTACACATGTATGCTGGGGAGATTATTGCAGCAACGCTGGGTAGCATGGGGGGACTGGAGGCTGCCTACAGTATTTTAGGTTGGGATAATGTCGATATTGAGCTTCTGGACTGTCGGCATAGTGTTACGCACGAAATAGATCAGCCGTTTACGTCTCTGATGATGGAGGCGATGTGCCGGAAGGATGAAAATAGCGTTGCCGATGAATCGTTGCCGGTGGATTTTTCTTCGAAAAAAACTGTTGATCACAGAGAAGAACAGAGTGAAAAGCTTGCCGATATTCTGCGAAGTTTTCCAGAAGTTGTGGAGTTTAGTCTTTTCAATTCTGCCGGAAAAATGACATATGCGCATGGGCATCGAGTCCGTCCTCCTGTCGCCGGCTACCCAGAACAACTTGAACAGACGGCGGGACTGGTCAGTGAGGAGCTCCGTTTAGGGCAATTGACGCTCATGACAATAAATGAAGCAGACAGCCTTTCCTATTTATTTTTCTCTTACGAAAACAGCAGAATTGCGGTTGGGTTGCGAAAAAACCAGGCGGCGGGACACTTTCTGATGAAATTTACAGCCAAAGCAAAATCAATCAGCTAG
- a CDS encoding HAMP domain-containing protein: protein MFKKITFKVTFVVSILLLVVVGVGAWFINAQEGRSLEKQLRERGRIESIIGAKIVGRILEEAIDNGVFTLNEAFDTEYEEIPGFDPPKYHTKYDFYLDKAILDLQEEFFKDPSITAAIAVDRNGYLPTHNMRYQQPITGDVEKDRLGNHTKQVFNDPIGIKAAQNRQEGFLQFYQRGEGDVTWDIASPIMVKGKHWGNFRIGFSLLRTNEEKASLRNTLLLTLAAILVAAIIVITAGIKFALSPLEKLTQQVLDLADGQIEEPIVAKTDDEIGHMAKALERLRISLRAAMNRLRKKTDL, encoded by the coding sequence ATGTTTAAGAAGATCACATTTAAAGTAACCTTTGTCGTCAGCATCCTGCTTCTGGTTGTTGTTGGCGTTGGAGCATGGTTTATTAACGCTCAGGAGGGGCGTTCTCTTGAAAAACAGCTACGTGAAAGGGGGCGCATTGAATCCATCATCGGCGCAAAAATCGTTGGTCGCATCTTGGAGGAAGCCATCGATAATGGGGTGTTTACCCTTAATGAGGCATTTGACACCGAGTATGAGGAAATTCCCGGTTTTGATCCTCCGAAGTATCATACCAAGTACGATTTTTATCTCGATAAAGCCATTCTTGATTTGCAGGAAGAGTTTTTTAAGGATCCCAGTATCACCGCTGCCATAGCGGTTGACAGAAACGGATACCTGCCGACGCACAACATGCGTTACCAGCAACCGATCACCGGTGATGTGGAAAAAGACCGCCTCGGCAACCACACTAAGCAGGTTTTCAACGACCCCATAGGCATTAAAGCCGCACAGAACCGTCAGGAAGGGTTCCTGCAGTTCTATCAGCGTGGGGAAGGTGATGTTACCTGGGATATCGCCTCGCCCATTATGGTGAAAGGAAAGCATTGGGGGAACTTTCGCATTGGTTTCTCTTTGTTGAGAACCAACGAAGAGAAAGCCTCTTTGCGTAACACCCTGCTGTTGACGCTTGCCGCAATTCTGGTTGCGGCTATTATCGTCATTACTGCCGGTATCAAGTTCGCCCTTAGCCCGTTGGAAAAATTGACGCAACAGGTGCTGGATCTTGCCGATGGCCAAATCGAAGAACCCATTGTTGCTAAAACGGATGACGAAATAGGGCACATGGCCAAAGCTCTTGAACGCTTACGTATCAGCCTGAGAGCGGCAATGAATCGGTTGCGTAAAAAAACGGATCTTTAG
- the ilvC gene encoding ketol-acid reductoisomerase: MGQNYFNTLSMREKLDELGTCRFMDASEFAGGCEYAKGKKIVIVGCGAQGLNQGLNMRDSGLDVSYTLRKEAIAEKRQSYINATENGFTVGSYEELLPTADIVMNLAPDKQHTDVVNTVVPLMKQGATFSYAHGFNIVEEGTIIRKDLTVIMVAPKCPGSEVRAEYQRGFGVPTLIAVHKENDPNGDGLELAKALCSAQGGDRAGVLESSFVAEVKSDLMGEQTILCGMLQAGALLCFDKMVENGIEAPYAVKLIQYGWETITEALKHGGITNMMDRLSNPAKLEAYELAEELKEIMRPLFRKHMDDIITGVFSSTMMEDWANDDINLLTWREQTGQTAFEKTEAAGEISEQEYFDKAILMVAMVKAGVELAFESMVEVGIEPESAYYESLHETPLIANTIARKKLYEMNRVISDTAEYGCYLFAHACVPLLKDFMASVTTEVIGKGLDNVDTSVDNSTLVRVNADIRSHYIEEIGEELRDAMQGMKAIV, from the coding sequence ATGGGTCAAAACTACTTCAACACTCTGAGCATGCGTGAAAAGCTCGACGAACTCGGCACCTGCCGCTTTATGGACGCTTCTGAATTTGCGGGCGGCTGCGAATACGCCAAAGGCAAAAAGATCGTCATCGTCGGCTGCGGCGCTCAAGGTCTTAACCAGGGTCTCAACATGCGTGACAGCGGTCTCGACGTGTCCTACACCCTGCGTAAAGAAGCCATCGCTGAAAAGCGTCAGTCCTACATCAACGCCACGGAAAATGGCTTCACCGTCGGCAGCTACGAAGAACTGCTGCCCACCGCTGACATCGTTATGAACCTGGCTCCGGACAAGCAGCACACCGACGTGGTTAACACCGTTGTACCGCTGATGAAACAAGGCGCCACCTTCTCCTACGCGCACGGCTTCAACATTGTTGAAGAAGGCACCATCATCCGTAAAGACCTCACCGTTATCATGGTTGCTCCCAAGTGCCCCGGTTCCGAAGTTCGCGCCGAATATCAGCGTGGTTTCGGCGTGCCGACCCTGATCGCTGTCCACAAAGAAAACGATCCCAACGGCGACGGCCTGGAACTGGCCAAAGCCCTGTGCTCCGCCCAAGGTGGTGATCGTGCCGGTGTTCTTGAGTCTTCCTTTGTTGCCGAGGTTAAATCCGACCTGATGGGCGAGCAAACCATCCTGTGCGGCATGCTGCAAGCCGGTGCCCTGCTGTGCTTCGATAAGATGGTCGAAAACGGCATCGAAGCCCCTTACGCCGTCAAACTGATCCAATACGGTTGGGAGACCATCACCGAAGCACTCAAGCACGGTGGTATCACCAACATGATGGACCGCCTGTCCAACCCGGCCAAGCTGGAAGCCTACGAGCTGGCTGAAGAACTCAAAGAGATCATGCGTCCGCTGTTCCGCAAGCACATGGACGACATTATTACCGGCGTGTTCTCCAGCACCATGATGGAAGACTGGGCCAACGACGACATCAACCTGCTGACCTGGCGTGAGCAAACCGGCCAGACTGCTTTTGAAAAAACCGAAGCAGCCGGTGAAATCTCCGAGCAGGAATACTTTGACAAAGCTATCCTCATGGTCGCCATGGTTAAAGCCGGTGTTGAGCTGGCCTTCGAAAGCATGGTCGAAGTCGGCATTGAGCCCGAGTCCGCTTACTACGAGTCGCTCCACGAGACCCCGCTCATCGCCAACACCATCGCCCGCAAGAAGCTCTACGAGATGAACCGCGTTATCTCCGACACCGCCGAGTACGGTTGCTACCTGTTCGCCCACGCCTGCGTGCCCCTGCTCAAGGACTTCATGGCCAGCGTGACGACTGAAGTGATCGGCAAAGGGCTGGACAATGTCGATACCAGCGTCGACAACAGCACTCTGGTGCGTGTCAACGCTGACATCCGCAGCCACTACATCGAAGAGATCGGTGAGGAACTGCGTGACGCGATGCAAGGCATGAAGGCGATTGTTTAA
- the ilvY gene encoding HTH-type transcriptional activator IlvY: MDIQHLEVFLTAAEQLHFGRASQLCHMSPSALTRTIQRLEEQVGKPLFIRDNRHVMLSEAGELFRSYARESIQQWRSFKQELRDDNYLSGNLSIYASITAVYSILPGVLERYRQRYPDVQIHLHSGAAEQALDQVNSGEIDIAVAALPAGKRSQMEFLPLTTTPLVFIAPANVDPLEDPRCNGLLDLSRVNLVVPQYGLSRDRLNQWLKTERVAANIRSEVSGNEALIALVRIGGGIGIVPKLVLQRSPFSSEVRIIEKAPQLDPYEVGLCCNRSALQLPSVRAFWKMAVEQATGKLAE; the protein is encoded by the coding sequence TTGGATATTCAACACTTGGAAGTGTTTTTGACGGCTGCAGAGCAGTTACATTTCGGTCGCGCCAGTCAGTTATGTCATATGAGCCCATCGGCATTGACCCGCACTATCCAGCGTCTCGAAGAGCAGGTGGGCAAACCTCTGTTCATTCGTGATAACCGTCATGTCATGCTTTCCGAAGCCGGTGAACTATTTCGCTCCTATGCCCGCGAGTCGATTCAGCAGTGGCGCTCGTTTAAGCAGGAATTGCGTGACGATAATTACCTGTCGGGCAATCTGTCGATCTACGCGTCGATTACTGCGGTGTACAGTATTTTGCCGGGGGTGTTGGAACGCTATCGCCAGCGTTATCCCGATGTACAGATTCATCTTCATTCCGGGGCGGCTGAACAGGCCCTGGATCAGGTCAACAGTGGTGAGATCGACATTGCCGTGGCTGCGTTACCCGCCGGCAAGCGGTCACAGATGGAATTTTTGCCGTTAACAACGACACCGTTGGTGTTTATTGCTCCAGCCAATGTTGATCCTTTGGAAGATCCGCGCTGTAACGGCCTGCTCGATCTGTCGCGGGTGAATCTGGTGGTTCCGCAATATGGCCTGTCTCGTGATCGTCTCAACCAATGGCTGAAAACAGAGCGGGTGGCAGCCAACATCCGATCAGAAGTGTCGGGTAACGAAGCCCTGATTGCCCTGGTGCGCATTGGCGGTGGCATCGGCATCGTGCCTAAGCTGGTATTGCAGCGCAGCCCATTCAGTTCCGAAGTGCGAATTATCGAAAAAGCTCCGCAGCTTGATCCCTATGAGGTGGGGTTGTGCTGTAACCGTTCTGCTCTGCAGTTGCCGAGTGTGCGGGCGTTCTGGAAGATGGCGGTTGAGCAGGCGACGGGGAAACTTGCTGAGTGA
- a CDS encoding cation:proton antiporter, with the protein MIDTTVALFASIFVVSSLCQWLAWRVKLPAIIFLLLTGLLAGPTFKIFDPDQFLGDLLFPIVSLSVAVILFEGSLTLKFREIKGMHLVVRNMCSFGMLITWVITTVATRLATGISWELCFLFGAISVVTGPTVIAPMLRTVRPTAAVSSILRWEGIVIDPIGASLAVLVYEFVISGGGQEALGHTLMSFGNIVLVGFAIGAAGGYGFGMLIRNHWLPEFLHNVSALALVFGTFALSNLLQPESGLVTVTVLGMWLANMPDVDMEEILDFKESLSILLISLLFIILAARLDFNSFEKLGWSAVYIFLAIQFLARPLNIMFSSFGSTLRWPERHLLAWIAPRGIVAAAVSALFALQLEQAGFEDAALLVPLTFLVIIGTVLLQSATARPIALWLGVAEPEPRGFLMIGANPVARAIGKALVENGFRVRLTDSSWEKISKARMDSLPTYFGNPISEHADRHLDMVGLGRLLALSSRESLNVNAAMHYRIDLGQENIYSLQTRADSQKSEKMQVTARHRGQRLFGRDVTYHRLREMLEQGGEVHTTKLSEAFTFKQFLDQQFEGTIPLFAIDRKDNIRIFTTDAALSPLPGWKIISMMPPEFCLTSGPINGEGLTATESV; encoded by the coding sequence ATGATTGATACCACCGTCGCCCTGTTTGCCTCTATTTTTGTTGTCAGCAGCCTGTGTCAGTGGCTGGCATGGCGCGTCAAACTTCCAGCCATCATTTTTCTTCTGTTGACCGGTCTGCTTGCCGGGCCAACCTTTAAGATTTTCGATCCGGATCAGTTTCTCGGAGATCTGTTGTTTCCCATTGTCTCACTCAGTGTTGCCGTCATTCTGTTTGAAGGCAGCCTGACCCTTAAATTCCGTGAGATCAAGGGAATGCACTTGGTGGTGCGCAACATGTGCTCGTTCGGCATGCTCATCACCTGGGTCATCACCACCGTCGCCACGCGATTAGCCACCGGCATCAGTTGGGAGCTGTGTTTTCTGTTTGGCGCCATCTCCGTAGTCACCGGGCCGACGGTGATCGCCCCGATGTTACGCACCGTACGACCAACAGCCGCAGTTTCCAGTATCCTGCGCTGGGAAGGAATTGTGATTGATCCGATCGGTGCGTCTCTGGCGGTTCTGGTGTACGAATTTGTCATCAGTGGCGGCGGCCAGGAAGCCTTGGGGCATACGTTGATGAGCTTCGGCAATATCGTTCTGGTTGGTTTTGCCATCGGTGCGGCCGGAGGCTATGGATTCGGCATGCTGATCCGCAATCACTGGCTGCCGGAATTTCTCCACAACGTTTCAGCACTGGCCCTGGTATTCGGCACCTTTGCCCTGTCCAACCTGTTGCAGCCTGAATCCGGCCTGGTCACCGTCACCGTGCTCGGCATGTGGTTGGCCAATATGCCTGACGTTGATATGGAGGAAATTCTCGATTTCAAAGAGAGTCTCAGTATCCTGCTCATCTCCCTACTGTTTATCATTCTTGCCGCCCGCCTCGATTTCAACTCGTTTGAAAAGCTGGGATGGTCGGCTGTGTATATCTTCCTGGCCATACAGTTTTTAGCCCGGCCACTCAATATCATGTTCTCATCTTTTGGCTCGACCCTGCGCTGGCCAGAACGCCATCTACTCGCCTGGATCGCCCCGCGCGGCATTGTTGCCGCTGCGGTCTCAGCCCTGTTTGCCCTGCAACTGGAACAGGCAGGTTTTGAAGACGCCGCGCTACTGGTGCCACTGACCTTTTTGGTCATCATCGGTACCGTGCTGCTACAAAGCGCCACAGCCCGCCCCATTGCCCTATGGTTAGGGGTAGCGGAACCCGAACCGCGCGGCTTCCTGATGATCGGCGCTAACCCTGTTGCCCGAGCCATTGGCAAGGCCCTGGTGGAAAACGGCTTTCGCGTTCGTCTGACCGACTCAAGCTGGGAAAAAATCTCCAAAGCACGTATGGATAGTTTGCCCACCTATTTCGGCAATCCAATCTCAGAACATGCCGACCGCCATCTTGACATGGTCGGTCTCGGGCGGCTACTGGCCCTCTCAAGCCGTGAATCACTCAATGTCAATGCAGCCATGCACTACCGCATCGACCTTGGTCAGGAAAATATCTACTCCCTGCAGACGCGCGCTGACAGTCAAAAGTCAGAAAAGATGCAGGTGACGGCGCGCCACCGCGGCCAACGCCTGTTTGGACGGGATGTCACGTATCACAGGTTACGCGAGATGTTGGAACAAGGGGGCGAAGTGCACACCACCAAGCTGTCCGAGGCGTTTACCTTTAAGCAATTTCTCGATCAACAATTTGAAGGCACTATCCCGCTGTTTGCCATTGATCGTAAAGATAATATCCGTATTTTTACCACCGATGCCGCCCTGAGTCCGTTACCCGGCTGGAAGATTATCAGCATGATGCCACCGGAATTCTGCCTGACCAGCGGCCCGATCAATGGAGAAGGTTTGACCGCAACCGAATCGGTATGA
- a CDS encoding sodium:solute symporter family protein — MSHQPTFLLAFSLTLVVMVVLAFSGQKKIRDGVQFSLGGRQFGAWHVSGAITGTLVGGASTIGTAQLAFLYGLSAWWFTLGAGLACLFLGLFLAVPLRRAQLETIPQLIERHYGPQARVAASLFSATGMFIQIVAQLLACGAILAALFGLSLEVSALLASLLVVTFAYGGMKGAGRLGLVKLFLIYLTMVVAGIMAYHHGGGWSGYRQFFANDPWFNLLGYGVQAGTSDLVSMLVGVISTQTYLQAVFSARNEITARSGALLSAVLIPPLGLLGITVGLFMRRQFPEMESALALPQFILQHFPAWFAGLSFATLLIAAVATSAGLALGAATTLRVDVIRGRLWPGLPDVAQRRLVILALVCGAFGLLMANMGSAIMQWSFLSMGLRGATLFFPVLLAIILPQRDLHGAGKWSIYLAPSCVVAMGGVGGWLSPLYAGLSCSIAIFVVGLLMKQGRSSSGPSQ, encoded by the coding sequence GTGTCTCATCAGCCGACATTTCTGCTCGCATTCAGCCTGACTTTGGTGGTCATGGTGGTCCTTGCCTTCAGCGGACAAAAAAAGATCCGCGATGGCGTGCAATTTTCTCTTGGTGGCCGCCAGTTCGGGGCCTGGCACGTCTCCGGTGCCATTACCGGCACTTTGGTTGGCGGAGCTTCGACCATCGGCACCGCACAACTGGCGTTTCTCTACGGTCTCTCCGCCTGGTGGTTCACCCTCGGTGCCGGATTAGCCTGCCTGTTTCTCGGTCTGTTTCTCGCCGTGCCCCTGCGCCGCGCTCAGCTTGAAACCATCCCGCAACTGATCGAACGCCATTACGGGCCCCAAGCGCGGGTTGCTGCCAGCCTGTTTTCCGCCACCGGCATGTTCATTCAGATTGTCGCTCAATTGTTGGCGTGTGGCGCAATTCTCGCCGCGCTGTTCGGTCTGTCGCTTGAAGTGAGTGCATTGCTGGCGTCGCTTCTGGTGGTGACTTTTGCCTATGGCGGCATGAAAGGGGCAGGGCGGCTTGGTCTGGTTAAGCTGTTTTTGATCTACCTGACCATGGTGGTTGCCGGGATCATGGCCTATCATCATGGTGGCGGTTGGAGTGGCTACCGTCAGTTTTTTGCAAACGATCCCTGGTTTAATCTGTTGGGCTACGGGGTGCAGGCAGGTACTTCGGATCTGGTGTCGATGCTGGTTGGAGTGATCTCCACCCAGACCTATTTACAGGCGGTGTTTTCCGCCCGCAACGAGATCACGGCACGTTCCGGTGCGTTGCTCAGTGCGGTACTGATTCCCCCCTTGGGGTTGCTGGGCATTACGGTGGGCCTGTTTATGCGGCGTCAGTTTCCAGAGATGGAAAGTGCTCTGGCGTTGCCGCAATTTATTCTTCAACATTTCCCGGCCTGGTTTGCCGGTTTATCTTTCGCCACATTGCTGATCGCTGCCGTGGCTACGTCGGCCGGACTGGCGTTGGGGGCTGCAACCACGTTGCGGGTTGATGTGATTCGTGGCCGCCTGTGGCCGGGACTTCCTGATGTCGCCCAACGACGGCTGGTGATTCTTGCGCTGGTTTGCGGAGCGTTTGGTTTATTGATGGCCAATATGGGCTCTGCCATCATGCAGTGGAGCTTTTTGTCCATGGGCTTGCGCGGTGCCACGTTGTTTTTCCCGGTCCTGCTGGCCATTATTTTGCCACAGCGGGATCTGCATGGTGCCGGTAAGTGGTCGATCTATCTGGCCCCCAGTTGTGTGGTGGCGATGGGCGGGGTTGGAGGATGGCTTTCACCGTTGTATGCCGGATTGAGTTGTTCCATTGCCATCTTTGTTGTCGGTCTCCTGATGAAGCAGGGACGTTCGTCATCCGGTCCTTCTCAATAA